In Archangium violaceum, the following are encoded in one genomic region:
- a CDS encoding metallophosphoesterase — MSCPPPAPRRLLVPLLVPLLLAATPPAPATPAPPRLDDAVPDTFSGVERVVAVGDVHGDVDALKEVLRLAGLLDDKGHWSGGKAHLVQTGDIPDRGEKTREAFELLMRLEGEAQAAGGRVHALLGNHEVMNMLGDLRYVSPGELASFADQATGPETSGSPRGFDGHRAAYGPTGRYGQWLRRHPAVVRIDDTLFVHGGVSPEVPAKTLAELNRWVRQDLFPGNPPGGAANPQGPLWFRGYALGEEQGAGLALDEVLKRFGAKRMVMGHTTDRDGKVRTRFGGKAVFIDTGLSTGYGRHLAALELRGGKVTALYREGRVELVTPVPPPLPIAPKQTVPRGQVSP; from the coding sequence GTGTCCTGTCCCCCTCCCGCCCCCCGTCGACTCCTGGTTCCCCTGCTCGTCCCACTGCTGCTGGCGGCCACACCTCCCGCTCCGGCCACGCCGGCCCCGCCCCGCCTGGATGACGCGGTGCCCGACACCTTCTCGGGCGTGGAGCGCGTGGTGGCGGTGGGAGACGTGCACGGCGACGTGGACGCGCTGAAGGAAGTGCTGCGGCTGGCAGGCCTGCTCGACGACAAGGGGCACTGGAGTGGCGGCAAGGCGCACCTGGTGCAGACGGGGGACATCCCGGATCGCGGGGAGAAGACCCGCGAGGCCTTCGAGCTGCTGATGCGGCTGGAGGGCGAGGCGCAAGCGGCGGGCGGCCGGGTGCACGCGCTGCTGGGCAACCACGAGGTGATGAACATGCTCGGGGACCTGCGCTACGTCTCCCCGGGCGAGCTGGCCTCGTTCGCGGACCAGGCCACCGGGCCGGAGACGTCCGGCTCGCCGCGCGGGTTCGATGGACATCGCGCGGCGTACGGGCCGACGGGACGCTACGGCCAGTGGCTGCGCCGGCACCCCGCGGTGGTGCGCATCGACGACACGCTCTTCGTGCACGGAGGAGTCTCGCCGGAGGTACCGGCGAAGACCCTGGCCGAGCTCAACCGCTGGGTGAGGCAGGACCTGTTCCCCGGAAACCCACCCGGCGGCGCGGCGAATCCGCAGGGGCCGCTGTGGTTCCGCGGCTACGCGCTGGGCGAGGAGCAGGGCGCGGGGCTCGCGCTCGACGAGGTGCTGAAGCGGTTCGGCGCGAAGCGGATGGTGATGGGGCACACCACGGACCGCGATGGAAAGGTCCGCACGCGCTTCGGAGGAAAGGCGGTGTTCATCGACACCGGCCTGAGCACCGGCTACGGCCGCCATCTCGCCGCGCTGGAGCTTCGCGGTGGCAAGGTCACCGCCCTCTACCGAGAGGGACGCGTGGAGTTGGTGACGCCCGTGCCGCCCCCGCTCCCGATCGCTCCCAAGCAGACCGTCCCACGCGGGCAGGTCAGCCCCTGA
- a CDS encoding cupin domain-containing protein — translation MDNLFALPNPLPEEETFEPLLPDRGVLIERIVSRGQASPPGHWYDQERDEWVVLLQGRAKLAWEDGRTRELAPGDYVFLPAHERHRVEWTSHEPPCIWLAVHGDLRGVRG, via the coding sequence ATGGACAACCTGTTCGCGCTCCCGAATCCGTTGCCGGAGGAGGAGACCTTCGAGCCGCTCCTGCCGGACAGGGGCGTCCTCATCGAGCGCATCGTCTCCAGGGGACAGGCCTCACCTCCTGGTCACTGGTACGACCAGGAGCGGGACGAGTGGGTCGTCCTCCTTCAGGGACGCGCGAAGCTCGCCTGGGAGGATGGCCGGACCCGCGAGCTCGCTCCGGGCGATTACGTCTTCCTCCCCGCCCACGAGCGGCACCGCGTGGAGTGGACCTCACACGAGCCTCCGTGCATCTGGCTCGCCGTGCACGGAGACCTGCGCGGCGTCAGGGGCTGA
- the hemW gene encoding radical SAM family heme chaperone HemW, which translates to MDFAGPIDPLTGTPAARFGLYVHFPYCLSKCPYCDFAVAVVRQVPEERYARAVLAELDTRLAAEPSLRGRTLESIFLGGGTPSLWHPRWVAHVLEGVAARLTVAPGAEISLEANPSVADAERFAGYRAAGVNRLSLGVQSFQDETLKALGREHTGAQAVAAYETARRAGFDVVSMDFIYGVHGQTRAQVEADARQAAALEPEHLSTYALTVERESLAVATPLSRQLDKGELALPPDEEVVEMTKAIHEAYAARGLRRYEISNHARPGFNSRHNALYWTGGEYLALGVGATGMLLTSRPGERPSGYRYVDLRGSDAYMRAAEEGKLPESSREELGPQELFEERLAMGLRLRSGVDWEAVCALHGQDPEPRRAEVARLVQHGLARLEGRRLVLTDAGADVHSTISARLL; encoded by the coding sequence ATGGACTTCGCGGGCCCCATTGATCCTCTCACCGGGACACCGGCGGCGCGGTTCGGGCTGTACGTGCACTTTCCGTACTGCCTGTCGAAGTGCCCGTATTGCGATTTCGCGGTGGCGGTGGTGCGGCAGGTGCCGGAGGAGCGCTACGCGCGCGCGGTGCTGGCGGAGCTGGACACGCGGCTGGCGGCGGAGCCCTCGCTGCGAGGACGGACGTTGGAGTCCATCTTCCTCGGGGGTGGCACGCCGTCCCTCTGGCACCCGCGCTGGGTGGCGCACGTGCTGGAGGGCGTGGCGGCGCGGCTGACGGTGGCGCCGGGCGCGGAGATCTCCCTGGAGGCCAACCCGAGTGTCGCGGACGCCGAGCGCTTCGCGGGCTACCGCGCGGCCGGAGTCAACCGGCTGTCGCTGGGCGTGCAGTCCTTCCAGGACGAGACGCTGAAGGCGCTGGGGCGCGAGCACACCGGCGCACAGGCGGTGGCGGCGTACGAGACGGCGCGGCGGGCGGGCTTCGACGTGGTGTCCATGGACTTCATCTATGGCGTGCACGGGCAGACGCGGGCGCAGGTGGAGGCGGACGCACGCCAGGCCGCGGCGCTGGAGCCCGAGCACCTGTCCACCTACGCGCTGACGGTGGAGCGCGAGTCGCTGGCGGTGGCCACGCCCCTGTCGAGGCAGCTCGACAAGGGGGAGCTGGCGCTGCCTCCGGACGAGGAGGTGGTGGAGATGACGAAGGCCATCCACGAGGCCTACGCCGCGCGCGGACTGCGGCGCTATGAGATCTCCAACCACGCGAGGCCGGGGTTCAACTCACGGCACAACGCGCTCTACTGGACGGGGGGCGAGTACCTCGCGCTGGGCGTGGGGGCCACGGGGATGTTGCTCACGTCCAGGCCGGGTGAGCGGCCCTCGGGCTACCGCTACGTGGACCTGCGCGGCTCGGACGCGTACATGCGGGCGGCGGAAGAGGGGAAGCTACCGGAGTCCAGCCGCGAGGAGCTGGGCCCCCAGGAGCTCTTCGAGGAGCGGTTGGCCATGGGACTGCGGCTGCGCTCCGGCGTGGACTGGGAGGCGGTGTGCGCGCTCCACGGCCAGGATCCGGAGCCGCGCCGGGCCGAGGTGGCGCGGCTGGTCCAGCACGGGCTGGCGAGGCTCGAGGGCCGGCGGCTCGTGCTCACCGACGCGGGCGCGGACGTGCACAGCACCATCAGCGCGCGGCTCCTATAG
- a CDS encoding gliding motility protein translates to MGSSEEMDPLAELRDSLEEEVAGSSASTSVRPQAPSVPPPLPPRKGSAATPAAFRPAMSLPSVQGSSRASEPPAATARPVGSADPFSEPPEPRMPLGSAPEEKLEHFRAVVKQKTETLARARALYEEREAELQSLRVSEATLRKQLMEAQDQLAGVKELPARLEQASAALARESARTAAAEAKVAELQGELQLVEEDRKDLSRSLAEVEAELSRVTGELQHERSSRGSIAEELVGAKEALSLAQDRVGELAAERAEMQGALEAVREQYQANLAGLEAAEAELASLRESLAASEAEVVRLRDRMEADAAALGEAAEQAETQVASLRAEFETAEADRKDLSRSLADVEAELARVQEQAREEAEYTTAAQSRVVELEAELKTLESDRQDLARALADVEAELGRAREEARQRESSEAEEELEVEEVDAERRALEAEEQVLRLRQRVTMLEGALEASRGKTQAPEAEALARQPLELRVSELESLLEEERAKREESGASAELVAERDQLKEDVAAMKRKLMAAETALETAASYKMKLARLEAQLAQLRGAK, encoded by the coding sequence ATGGGGTCGTCAGAGGAGATGGATCCGCTCGCGGAGCTGCGTGACAGCCTGGAAGAGGAGGTGGCCGGGTCCTCGGCCTCCACGTCCGTGCGTCCGCAGGCCCCGTCCGTGCCTCCGCCGTTGCCGCCGCGCAAGGGCTCGGCCGCCACTCCGGCCGCCTTCAGACCCGCCATGTCCCTGCCGTCCGTGCAGGGCTCCTCCCGGGCCTCCGAGCCCCCCGCCGCCACGGCCCGTCCGGTGGGCTCGGCGGACCCCTTCTCCGAGCCGCCCGAGCCGCGCATGCCCCTGGGCAGCGCGCCAGAGGAGAAGCTCGAGCACTTCCGCGCGGTGGTGAAGCAGAAGACGGAGACGCTGGCCCGCGCGCGGGCGTTGTACGAGGAGCGCGAGGCCGAGCTCCAGTCGCTGCGCGTCTCCGAGGCCACGCTGCGCAAGCAGCTGATGGAGGCACAGGATCAGCTCGCCGGGGTGAAGGAGCTGCCCGCGAGGCTGGAGCAGGCCTCGGCGGCGCTGGCCCGCGAGTCGGCGCGCACGGCGGCGGCCGAGGCGAAGGTGGCGGAGCTCCAGGGCGAGCTGCAGTTGGTGGAGGAGGATCGCAAGGACCTGTCGCGCTCGCTGGCCGAGGTGGAGGCGGAGCTGTCGCGCGTCACCGGGGAGCTGCAACACGAGCGGAGCTCGCGCGGCTCCATCGCCGAGGAGCTGGTGGGGGCCAAGGAGGCCCTGTCGCTGGCGCAGGACCGGGTGGGGGAGCTGGCCGCCGAGCGCGCCGAGATGCAGGGGGCGCTGGAGGCCGTGCGCGAGCAGTACCAGGCGAACCTGGCCGGGCTGGAGGCCGCGGAAGCGGAGCTCGCGTCGCTGAGGGAGTCACTGGCGGCGAGCGAGGCCGAGGTGGTGCGGCTGCGCGACCGGATGGAGGCGGACGCGGCCGCGCTGGGCGAGGCGGCGGAGCAGGCCGAGACGCAGGTGGCGTCGCTGCGGGCCGAGTTCGAGACGGCGGAGGCGGACCGCAAGGATCTCTCCCGTTCGCTGGCGGACGTGGAGGCGGAGCTGGCGCGCGTGCAGGAGCAGGCGCGGGAAGAGGCGGAGTACACGACGGCGGCCCAGTCTCGGGTGGTCGAGCTGGAGGCCGAGCTGAAGACGCTGGAGTCGGACCGGCAGGACCTCGCGCGGGCGCTGGCGGATGTGGAGGCGGAGCTGGGCCGGGCGCGGGAGGAGGCGCGGCAGCGGGAGTCGAGCGAGGCGGAGGAGGAGCTGGAGGTGGAGGAGGTGGACGCCGAGCGCCGGGCCCTGGAGGCCGAGGAGCAGGTGCTGCGGCTGCGGCAGCGGGTGACGATGCTGGAGGGCGCGCTGGAGGCCTCGCGGGGAAAGACGCAGGCCCCGGAGGCGGAGGCCCTGGCACGCCAGCCGCTGGAGCTCCGGGTGTCCGAGCTGGAGTCATTGCTGGAGGAGGAGCGGGCGAAGCGCGAGGAGTCCGGGGCGAGCGCCGAGCTGGTGGCCGAGCGCGATCAGCTCAAGGAGGACGTGGCGGCGATGAAGCGCAAGCTGATGGCGGCGGAGACGGCCCTGGAGACGGCGGCCAGCTACAAGATGAAGCTGGCGCGGCTGGAGGCGCAGCTCGCGCAGCTGCGCGGGGCGAAGTAG
- a CDS encoding M16 family metallopeptidase yields MAQRYTLPNGLTVVFEEQHAARVAAFQVWVKAGSADERPDQAGLAHLHEHMLFKGTARRGPGEIARDVEAHGGEINAWTSFDQTVYHIVIASQFARMGLDILGDAIRSSAFDADELAREIEVVCEEIKRSQDTPARRASRDLFSTAYQVHPYRHPVIGTAESVRSFDRNKVLEFYRRHYTPRNLVLSAAGDFTEAELRRWVEDIFGGDWGRPYEGGVARTREPEVARRRVMLRPDEVKEAYLNLAFLIPQADHPDVPALDALAMLAGQGDASRLVLEVKRKRSLVNDVHAYAYTPRDPGLFATSLTLPPAKLPQALEETVRVLAAMRTGLVPADELATVKALIEAESVYQRETVQGLARKMGHYQSSMGDLEAEARYYEAIARLTPERIREVAERYLRFDQALVTGLMPQGAAFGAEQAEEILDRVSRETPAAPPERRAPRASSTEPAPRVGRTSPASPGRVVEERLPSGARLIVREERAVPLFAMRAAFPGGLRYETPETNGLTTLLGRSITRGTPSHDAEEISHLIDSFAGSLSGQGGRNSVGLRGEFLSRHFQAAFRLFADCLLNPSFPEAEVTRERALLLQDILTREDKPSGLAFDLFGRTLFRSHPYRLSPLGEQASVERLGPDALRAYHAAHMDPSQLTLSVVGDVRVDEVLALAHEAFGTSRGRAVPPPEIRPEPPPESQRSDKRVLARAQTHLVLGFQGLRVGDGRRHALEVLSTLLSGQGGRLFVELRDKRSMAYSVSSFSMEGVDPGYFAVYMGTSPEKVEAALAGIREELARVRDEPIPEAELARAKQHLIGTHEIGLQRNGARAAILALDICYGLGLENFHHYAERVAAVTAEDVRAVARQLIDFDRGALAIVGP; encoded by the coding sequence ATGGCTCAGCGCTACACACTTCCCAACGGACTCACCGTCGTCTTCGAGGAGCAGCACGCGGCCCGGGTGGCCGCCTTCCAGGTGTGGGTCAAGGCCGGCAGCGCCGACGAGCGCCCCGACCAGGCCGGGCTCGCGCACCTGCACGAGCACATGCTCTTCAAGGGCACTGCCCGCCGGGGCCCCGGGGAGATCGCCCGCGACGTGGAGGCCCACGGCGGGGAGATCAACGCCTGGACGTCCTTCGACCAGACGGTCTACCACATCGTCATCGCCAGCCAGTTCGCCCGCATGGGGTTGGACATCCTCGGTGACGCCATCCGCTCCTCCGCCTTCGACGCCGACGAGCTGGCGCGTGAAATCGAGGTGGTGTGCGAGGAGATCAAACGCAGCCAGGACACCCCGGCCCGGCGCGCCTCGAGGGATCTCTTCTCCACCGCCTACCAGGTGCACCCCTACCGCCACCCGGTCATCGGCACCGCGGAGAGCGTGCGCAGCTTCGACCGGAACAAGGTGCTCGAGTTCTACCGGCGGCACTACACGCCTCGCAACCTGGTGCTGTCCGCCGCGGGTGACTTCACCGAGGCGGAACTGCGCCGGTGGGTGGAGGACATCTTCGGCGGGGACTGGGGCCGGCCCTACGAGGGGGGCGTGGCCCGTACGCGCGAGCCCGAGGTGGCCCGCCGCCGGGTGATGCTGCGTCCGGACGAGGTGAAGGAGGCCTACCTCAACCTCGCCTTCCTCATTCCCCAGGCGGACCACCCGGACGTGCCCGCGCTGGACGCGCTGGCGATGCTCGCCGGCCAGGGAGATGCCTCGCGGCTGGTGCTGGAGGTGAAGCGCAAGCGCAGCCTCGTCAACGACGTCCACGCGTACGCCTACACGCCGAGGGATCCGGGCCTCTTCGCCACCAGCCTCACGCTGCCGCCGGCGAAGCTGCCGCAGGCGCTCGAGGAGACGGTGCGGGTGCTGGCCGCCATGCGCACGGGCCTGGTGCCCGCGGACGAGCTGGCCACGGTGAAGGCCCTCATCGAGGCCGAGTCCGTCTACCAGCGAGAGACGGTGCAGGGCCTGGCGCGCAAGATGGGCCACTACCAGTCCTCCATGGGGGACCTGGAGGCGGAGGCGCGCTACTACGAGGCCATCGCCCGGCTCACCCCCGAGCGCATCCGCGAGGTGGCCGAGCGCTACCTGCGCTTCGACCAGGCCCTCGTCACCGGGTTGATGCCCCAGGGCGCCGCCTTCGGCGCGGAGCAGGCCGAGGAGATATTGGACCGGGTGTCGCGCGAGACGCCCGCCGCCCCACCCGAGCGCCGTGCCCCCAGGGCCTCCTCCACCGAGCCCGCGCCGCGCGTGGGCCGCACCTCGCCGGCCTCGCCGGGCCGGGTGGTGGAGGAGCGGCTGCCCTCGGGAGCGCGCCTCATCGTGCGCGAGGAGCGGGCCGTGCCCCTCTTCGCCATGCGTGCCGCCTTCCCCGGTGGCCTGCGCTACGAGACGCCGGAGACCAACGGCCTCACCACGCTGCTCGGCCGCAGCATCACCCGGGGCACGCCCTCGCACGACGCGGAGGAGATCTCCCACCTCATCGACAGCTTCGCCGGCTCGCTCTCGGGCCAGGGCGGGCGCAACTCGGTGGGCCTGCGCGGCGAGTTCCTCTCCCGCCACTTCCAGGCGGCCTTCCGCCTCTTCGCGGACTGCCTCCTCAACCCCAGCTTCCCCGAGGCCGAGGTGACGCGTGAGCGCGCCCTGCTGCTTCAGGACATCCTCACGCGCGAGGACAAGCCCAGTGGCCTGGCGTTCGATCTCTTCGGCCGGACCCTCTTCCGCTCGCACCCGTACCGGCTGTCCCCGCTGGGCGAGCAGGCTTCCGTGGAGCGGCTGGGACCGGACGCGCTGCGCGCCTACCACGCCGCGCACATGGACCCCTCGCAGCTCACCCTGAGCGTGGTGGGCGACGTGAGGGTGGACGAGGTGCTCGCCCTCGCGCACGAGGCCTTTGGCACGTCCCGCGGCCGCGCGGTGCCTCCGCCCGAGATACGGCCCGAGCCGCCCCCCGAGTCCCAGCGCTCGGACAAGCGGGTGCTGGCGCGCGCGCAGACCCACCTCGTCCTGGGCTTCCAGGGCCTGCGGGTGGGCGATGGCCGGCGGCACGCGCTGGAGGTGCTCTCCACGCTGCTCAGTGGCCAGGGCGGGCGCCTCTTCGTGGAGCTGCGCGACAAGCGCTCCATGGCCTACAGCGTCAGCAGCTTCTCCATGGAGGGCGTGGACCCCGGCTACTTCGCCGTCTACATGGGCACCAGCCCCGAGAAGGTGGAGGCCGCGCTCGCCGGCATCCGCGAGGAGCTGGCGCGCGTGCGTGACGAGCCCATCCCCGAGGCGGAGCTCGCCCGCGCCAAACAGCACCTCATCGGCACCCATGAAATCGGCCTGCAGCGCAACGGCGCGCGCGCCGCGATACTCGCGCTGGACATCTGCTATGGCCTGGGCCTGGAGAACTTCCACCACTACGCGGAACGCGTGGCGGCGGTGACGGCCGAGGACGTGCGCGCGGTGGCCCGCCAGCTCATCGACTTCGATCGCGGCGCGCTCGCCATCGTCGGGCCCTGA
- a CDS encoding PilX N-terminal domain-containing pilus assembly protein, with amino-acid sequence MMRRLDRRGSVLLLVVVLLAVISLLAAAAVTFSHSELGAARNERTGDELLACADAGRQYMLSRFSLLDGKPVELKPVNVDLNSDLSALEAYKNCPPGQEGTHCARSGHIGQVSVTGVSGITAVQSKAGGDRRALRDLTNTVGKTTFGGVPHKITVHCLDENGRGTEVEFVVRFGL; translated from the coding sequence ATGATGAGACGCCTCGACAGACGCGGCTCCGTTCTGCTGCTGGTGGTGGTGCTGCTGGCGGTCATCAGCTTGCTGGCGGCCGCCGCGGTGACGTTCTCCCACAGCGAGCTGGGCGCGGCCCGCAACGAGCGCACCGGTGACGAGCTGCTCGCGTGCGCGGACGCGGGCCGCCAGTACATGCTCTCCCGCTTCAGCCTCCTCGATGGCAAGCCCGTGGAGCTCAAGCCGGTGAACGTGGACCTCAACTCGGACCTCAGCGCGCTGGAGGCCTACAAGAACTGCCCCCCGGGGCAGGAAGGTACACATTGTGCGCGCAGTGGCCACATCGGGCAGGTGTCAGTGACCGGTGTGAGCGGTATCACCGCCGTCCAATCGAAGGCGGGCGGTGACCGGCGGGCGCTGAGGGATTTGACGAATACCGTCGGGAAAACCACGTTTGGCGGTGTTCCGCATAAAATTACCGTACACTGCCTGGACGAAAACGGTCGTGGGACCGAAGTGGAGTTCGTTGTGCGGTTCGGTCTCTAG
- a CDS encoding prepilin-type N-terminal cleavage/methylation domain-containing protein, giving the protein MRRQRGFTIIELLVGTAVTFVTVLAVSAAFIGYTQSFYTQAGIRGGQASLRQTHQMVVRNLRMAGYGIEPHLAFDFPAGWRDDATRNRSDRLVFRMRDPAFNAVAASLSSTNITLTSGLPTALRKGQILQVVCPGALAVTYARLSVPAAKGAMMVQLEPGTGAFPTLNDFNHFCFGAGSGGLAINVFKIDVYDYSIQLIDDDGRPGTPSRPYLFRRHGLDEKDPDAFGEPVAEDIEAMRLTFLSADGTILTLNPAANPPNPFYPPYNEPLDPGSPANIRAVRVALVARTSTRDSGIAPGVMNKIPAFADRPELDAPYGFRRILSEMSVQVRNMRSSEMPIPVYSLDSATNACKGVLPEDDFNCAGG; this is encoded by the coding sequence ATGCGGCGGCAGCGCGGTTTCACGATCATCGAGTTGCTGGTGGGCACCGCCGTGACGTTCGTCACGGTGCTCGCGGTCTCCGCCGCCTTCATCGGCTACACCCAGTCCTTCTACACGCAGGCGGGCATCCGCGGCGGTCAGGCCTCGTTGCGGCAGACCCACCAGATGGTGGTGCGCAACCTGCGCATGGCCGGCTACGGCATCGAGCCGCACCTGGCCTTCGACTTCCCGGCCGGCTGGCGCGACGACGCGACCCGCAACCGCTCGGACCGGCTCGTCTTCCGCATGCGCGACCCGGCCTTCAACGCGGTCGCCGCCAGCCTGTCGAGCACGAACATCACCCTGACCAGCGGGCTGCCCACGGCGCTGCGCAAGGGGCAGATCCTCCAGGTGGTGTGTCCGGGTGCGCTCGCCGTGACCTATGCGCGGCTCAGCGTGCCCGCGGCCAAGGGCGCCATGATGGTGCAGCTCGAGCCGGGGACCGGCGCCTTCCCCACCCTCAATGACTTCAACCATTTCTGCTTCGGTGCGGGTTCGGGTGGGCTGGCCATCAACGTCTTCAAGATCGACGTCTACGACTACTCCATCCAGCTCATCGACGATGATGGCCGTCCGGGCACGCCGAGCCGGCCCTACCTGTTCCGTCGGCATGGGCTGGATGAGAAGGACCCGGACGCGTTCGGCGAGCCGGTGGCCGAGGACATCGAGGCGATGCGCCTCACCTTCTTGAGCGCCGACGGCACGATCTTGACTCTGAACCCCGCCGCCAATCCGCCCAATCCCTTCTACCCCCCCTACAACGAGCCGCTGGACCCGGGGAGCCCGGCCAACATCCGCGCCGTGCGTGTGGCCCTGGTGGCGCGCACCAGCACCCGTGACTCGGGCATCGCCCCCGGTGTCATGAACAAGATTCCCGCCTTCGCGGACCGGCCCGAGCTGGATGCGCCCTATGGTTTCCGGCGCATCCTCTCCGAGATGTCCGTCCAGGTGCGTAACATGCGCTCCTCGGAGATGCCCATCCCGGTCTATTCACTGGACTCGGCCACGAACGCCTGTAAGGGCGTGCTCCCCGAGGACGATTTCAATTGCGCTGGTGGCTAG
- a CDS encoding type IV pilus modification PilV family protein — translation MLRRVPFHARNGFTTIEALIAAVVFLVGLVGLLGALVQARSATGQARRLMQATDIANDLAEQIQLWDFTDQRLGASDPLCADDPLDKDHKLLDPTSGDYDTYLECMHGEETIMMLGPEKFGGLRTPSFTDESGVETKFSRFYIVRLQDVRLGVRRMQIWVKVLYTEAGEQRVVTTQAMRIQMGGV, via the coding sequence ATGCTGCGACGAGTTCCTTTCCACGCACGTAATGGTTTCACGACGATCGAAGCGCTGATCGCCGCGGTGGTGTTCCTCGTGGGCCTGGTCGGTCTGCTCGGCGCGCTCGTGCAGGCGCGCAGTGCCACCGGCCAGGCACGCCGGCTCATGCAGGCCACCGACATCGCCAATGACCTGGCCGAGCAGATTCAACTCTGGGACTTCACCGACCAGCGGCTCGGCGCGTCCGACCCGCTGTGCGCGGATGATCCGCTGGACAAGGACCACAAGCTGCTCGATCCCACCTCCGGCGACTACGACACCTACCTGGAGTGCATGCACGGCGAGGAGACCATCATGATGCTGGGCCCCGAGAAGTTCGGCGGCCTGCGCACGCCCTCCTTCACCGACGAAAGCGGTGTGGAGACCAAGTTCTCGCGCTTCTACATCGTCCGTCTGCAGGACGTGCGCCTGGGAGTGCGGCGCATGCAGATCTGGGTGAAGGTGCTGTACACCGAGGCGGGCGAGCAGCGTGTCGTCACCACGCAGGCGATGCGCATCCAGATGGGAGGTGTGTGA
- a CDS encoding pilus assembly FimT family protein: MKRTRRNAGFSLVEMATALGIVGILAALSYAALEVLPQRTRLTGGALEFAAVLSSARSHAYGRNQRVAVIINADKYAVGNPIEYWVVVDSWSNLAKVLHDTPWNSLKDLKPGTPPAPAGKDYFPLLDSGHFNPSVRVLKDGFKGAVGSVAHAGCTSLMDAKIGLAQGPTTGSDTFPPPFCFVPNDVACTFCTGDGVGQPLRGVVFFEPDGSVVLADAEGNRLPAGAGSITFLPTGGGGVENAQAVVITNTGLVRTFSANAHTTKSVSP, encoded by the coding sequence ATGAAGCGTACCCGTCGCAATGCCGGCTTCTCCCTGGTGGAAATGGCGACTGCCCTGGGCATTGTGGGCATCCTCGCCGCGCTCTCCTACGCCGCGCTGGAGGTGCTCCCCCAGCGTACGCGGTTGACGGGAGGCGCGCTGGAGTTCGCCGCGGTGCTCTCGAGCGCGCGCTCCCACGCCTATGGCCGCAACCAGCGCGTGGCGGTGATCATCAACGCGGACAAGTACGCGGTGGGCAACCCCATCGAGTACTGGGTGGTGGTGGATTCCTGGTCCAACCTGGCGAAAGTGCTGCACGACACGCCCTGGAACAGCCTGAAGGATCTGAAGCCCGGCACGCCCCCGGCGCCCGCGGGCAAGGACTACTTCCCGCTGCTCGATTCGGGGCACTTCAACCCGTCGGTGCGCGTGCTGAAGGATGGTTTCAAGGGCGCCGTCGGCTCGGTGGCGCACGCGGGCTGCACCTCGCTGATGGACGCGAAGATCGGCCTGGCCCAGGGCCCCACCACGGGCTCCGACACCTTCCCTCCGCCCTTCTGCTTCGTCCCCAACGACGTGGCGTGCACCTTCTGCACGGGGGACGGCGTGGGCCAGCCCTTGCGCGGCGTCGTCTTCTTCGAGCCGGATGGCTCGGTGGTGCTCGCCGACGCCGAGGGCAATCGGCTGCCGGCTGGCGCCGGTTCCATCACCTTCCTGCCGACGGGCGGTGGCGGAGTCGAGAACGCCCAGGCCGTCGTCATCACCAATACCGGCCTCGTGCGAACCTTCTCGGCCAACGCGCACACGACGAAATCGGTATCGCCCTAG
- the prmA gene encoding 50S ribosomal protein L11 methyltransferase — translation MTGTYQTLTVDLPETESEAAQDLLHEAGAMGLEVRDREGPTMPGVRAPAVGECILVAYFEDAQTAEAARAELAEAFPSARMQLAEEQQQDWSNAWKAHIKSVQVGRLWVGPPWEAQNAPADKVRLVIEPKMAFGTGDHPTTSLCLGAVDDYMATHPGASVLDVGTGTGVLAIAAKKLGAGRVVGTDNDPVSVELAKENAQDNGTPDVELSGKELTAVEGTFDLVVANILANTLIELAPLIVPKVKDKLLMAGVLAHQKAEVEAAYVNLGLVPEPGAQQGEWVRLDFHRAK, via the coding sequence ATGACGGGGACGTACCAGACACTCACGGTGGATCTGCCGGAGACGGAGTCGGAGGCGGCGCAGGATCTGCTGCACGAGGCGGGGGCGATGGGACTGGAAGTGAGAGACCGGGAAGGTCCCACCATGCCAGGAGTGCGAGCGCCCGCGGTGGGCGAGTGCATCCTGGTCGCCTACTTCGAGGACGCGCAGACGGCGGAGGCGGCCCGGGCGGAGCTGGCCGAGGCCTTCCCCTCGGCGCGAATGCAGCTGGCCGAGGAGCAGCAACAGGACTGGAGCAACGCCTGGAAGGCGCACATCAAGTCCGTGCAGGTGGGCCGGCTGTGGGTGGGTCCACCCTGGGAAGCGCAGAACGCCCCCGCCGACAAGGTGCGACTCGTCATCGAGCCGAAGATGGCCTTCGGCACCGGCGACCACCCCACCACCTCGCTGTGTCTGGGTGCGGTGGACGACTACATGGCCACCCATCCGGGTGCGAGTGTGCTGGATGTAGGGACGGGTACGGGCGTGCTGGCCATCGCCGCGAAGAAGCTGGGAGCGGGCCGGGTGGTGGGCACGGACAATGATCCGGTGTCGGTGGAGCTGGCGAAGGAGAACGCCCAGGACAACGGCACACCGGACGTGGAGCTGTCCGGCAAGGAGCTGACGGCGGTGGAGGGCACCTTCGACCTGGTGGTGGCCAACATCCTCGCCAACACGCTCATCGAGCTGGCCCCCCTCATCGTCCCCAAGGTGAAGGACAAGCTGCTGATGGCGGGCGTGCTCGCGCACCAGAAGGCGGAGGTGGAGGCGGCGTACGTGAACCTGGGACTGGTGCCGGAACCCGGCGCCCAGCAGGGCGAGTGGGTGCGGCTGGACTTCCACCGCGCGAAGTAG